The following are encoded together in the Halictus rubicundus isolate RS-2024b unplaced genomic scaffold, iyHalRubi1_principal scaffold0344, whole genome shotgun sequence genome:
- the LOC143364220 gene encoding uncharacterized protein LOC143364220, with translation MGISRNIFHFIANWSYCRFAWPPSFHGMRVIYKGLPQGGVLSPLLYNLYVANIFQDIPKKVHISQYADDIAIYTRSSSLEEAKTTIEKSFEKVRTNLSAIGLDLSSEKTNIVVFNNGRLLAGRTQFRLGTTEKTDLDSAKFLGIHFDNRLNFKAHILSLHNRCLRTMNIIKFLRGVWWGAHPDTLIVLCKALIRSRLDYASHIYFPSQQSLITKLESIQVRALKLALGLRTSAPTNVVLAEAGLPYFENRASFLGKTHLIKITSNVNHISNRYIKEFDQITSSNPGSLLHKASNVLMHCISNIQKISHTCHKDDNFPCIAASYNAMNFQISCDLKTGLQLQGSPFPNTEFIDHIKTHYPNHLCIFTDGSKVQGGLSTGAGIVCLEGKFSLPIHINPTASVYTAECAAISIALDLFNNSDKPLLICSDSLSALTSLNNASPNTRTNYHIIVIKQKTYNLTTKFNNHKHVSYIWIPAHSGIHGNEVADNLAKEATKKAPSLQHKIPYTDYKEFFKNEMWNEFQSLLRDRFHSKGVKYFQQFFNPHKKPWYRDLDLPRELIVRFGRMRTNHVNTHESLAKLKIIQHATCECSHPTQDVDHLIWYCPHRRKNRNLMVSKLLKNNWKPLFKIDTFLKNLNATVLNPINTFCAANNIFL, from the coding sequence ATGGGAATCTCACGCAACATCTTTCACTTTATAGCCAACTGGTCATACTGCCGCTTCGCTTGGCCCCCCAGCTTCCATGGCATGAGGGTAATCTATAAGGGCCTGCCACAAGGAGGAGTCCTCAGCCCACTTCTCTACAATCTTTACGTCGCCAACATCTTCCAAGATATTCCCAAGAAAGTGCACATCTCCCAGTACGCAGACGACATAGCCATATACACAAGAAGCTCAAGCCTGGAAGAAGCCAAAACAACCATTGAAAAGTCTTTTGAAAAGGTACGAaccaatctctctgcaataggcCTCGATCTTTCATCAGAAAAGACCAATATAGTGGTCTTTAACAACGGAAGACTACTAGCCGGACGCACCCAATTTCGATTAGGCACTACAGAAAAGACGGATCTAGACTCTGCAAAATTTCTGGGAATTCACTTTGACAACAGACTAAACTTCAAAGCTCACATACTTTCTCTCCACAACCGCTGCTTACGCACCATGAACATAATTAAATTCCTTAGAGGCGTCTGGTGGGGAGCCCACCCAGACACATTAATTGTACTATGTAAAGCCCTGATCAGATCCAGGCTGGATTATGCCTCCCACATATACTTTCCAAGCCAACAATCTCTCATAACCAAACTCGAGTCCATTCAAGTGCGTGCCCTCAAACTGGCCCTCGGACTTAGAACATCTGCTCCTACTAATGTAGTTTTGGCAGAAGCAGGGTTACCATATTTCGAAAACAGAGCATCCTTTTTAGGTAAAACCCATCTCATCAAGATTACTTCCAACGTAAACCACATTTCCAACAGGTACATAAAAGAATTTGATCAAATAACCTCCTCGAACCCTGGCAGTTTACTCCATAAAGCCTCCAATGTTCTCATGCACTGCATCAGCAATATTCAAAAGATCTCCCATACTTGCCATAAAGACGATAACTTCCCCTGCATAGCCGCATCTTACAATGCCATGAATTTCCAAATTTCCTGCGACCTCAAAACAGGATTGCAATTACAAGGATCCCCATTTCCAAACACAGAATTTATAGACCACATTAAAACCCACTATCCAAACCATCTTTGTATTTTCACTGACGGCTCTAAAGTTCAAGGCGGACTCTCAACAGGTGCAGGTATCGTCTGCCTTGAAGGAAAGTTCTCACTCCCTATCCATATTAACCCCACAGCTTCAGTATACACAGCTGAATGTGCAGCTATATCAATAGCCCTAGATCTCTTTAACAACTCTGACAAACCTCTGCTAATCTGCTCCGACTCTCTCAGTGCCCTTACCTCACTAAATAACGCCTCCCCAAATACTAGAACCAACTATCATATCATTGTTATCAAACAAAAAACATACAATCTAACAACCAAATTTAACAACCACAAACACGTTTCATATATATGGATCCCAGCCCATAGTGGAATACATGGGAACGAAGTAGCAGATAATCTTGCAAAAGAAGCCACAAAAAAAGCACCGTCCTTACAACACAAAATCCCTTACACAGATTACAAAGAGTTTTTCAAAAACGAAATGTGGAACGAGTTCCAATCCCTCCTCAGGGATAGGTTTCATAGCAAAggagttaaatattttcaacaattcttCAATCCGCATAAGAAACCCTGGTATAGAGATCTTGACCTTCCCAGAGAACTGATAGTAAGATTCGGAAGAATGAGGACCAATCATGTTAACACACATGAATCCCTGGCCAAactcaaaataatacagcatgccACTTGTGAGTGTTCGCACCCCACCCAAGACGTAGACCATCTAATATGGTACTGTCCTCATCGTCGTAAGAACAGAAATCTAATGGTCtccaaattactgaaaaataacTGGAAACCCCTGTTTAAAATAGACACCTTCCTAAAGAACCTCAACGCTACGGTCTTAAACCCCATCAATACCTTCTGCGCTGCAAATAACATATTCTTATAA